The genomic DNA AAATACGACCGAAAGAATTCGACCAAGGGCGGTCGATTTTTATTTTTGACTAAAATTTTGAATATACCGcctaaataattaaattttatgaaaatatttgaaagtcccaccCAATAATTAAATTCAACCATATATGGTCGAAAATACAGTTCTAAATTCAATGTCATTCGGTCAAATTAAAGAACACCAGCTTTAAAAAACATGCCGGAATTTGGAAAATTTCCAAAATCCGGTGAGTCTTCCCACCTTCTGGCAGCCCAAATTCAATCCAAAACCCCAGTCTGGTTTTTCAGCTTATCACACTCAAAATTGATTCGAAAATCTAATATTCATATATAAACTTACAAACAAAACAACCAACAATTAACTAATTCCGGCCAAGAAAAAGCGAACGCCGATTAAACGAAAAAAATGAATTTCATGAGAACTTTACCGAAGGCAATAACCTTAATGTAAACTATTACCAAACCGCACATGAAGCATTGAATCGGTGCAATACAGTCAAAACATCATGAACAAGCTAGAAAAGGAAATAACTCAAAGGTAGTGGAGATTTTCCGGCGAGCATGGAAACTCAACAATAAATTACAAAAATTACTTAAAATTAAGTAACCGATTCATGACTGCACAATACATGAACAAACAACCTAAAATTAAGTAAAAAAtcttaattcaaattaaaatgaAGAAAATGGAAATAACGACATCGATTCAGAAGTAACAAAGAACTTCGATTTAAAAATGCAATTACACATCAATTCAGGGCCTCGATCTTGAAGAACACTAGGAACAGGCCTTCGATTCAGAACATGTTTTCTGTTTCTTTCCTTAAAAGAAGCAGGGGAAGAGTGGTTTGTAATTGTGGGTCGAGTTTTGGTAAGAGATAAATGGTAGCGAGGCAGTAGCCCTCTCTCTTTCTCGCCACCTCCCTTTCTCTGTCTTTCCGCTGTCAATTTTATAAGCACTGACACTGAGTAAGGTTTATGACGAATATATAAATAAACCCTAGTCCCCTGTTTTTTCTAATTGATAAGCTTGGGCTGGGCTTTACAATTTTCTAATTTCATGTATCACAAAATTATTTCGGCCCATTAACTATTAATTAAGTAAATGTCATACAAAATATAAGAATaatcaaaattataaatatatgtacGATTGTATTACTTTAAAAGAATTATAAACTATAATCATATATCCATATCCTAAATATTAAATTTATAACCCTAAATTATATATTCAACCATATAATCTACTTTAATGTAGCGACTAAGAATAATTTTGTTACACAACATAAATTATCCCTAAACTAATGCAACAAATTGACGAAATTTGAAGATTCTGATCATACAacataattatttttttcaagaactaaaatttaaCATTTGAATAATTTTTATTCTCTCCTATTGacatattttttaatatatttactaacctttaaataatttaaaaaagaAGTTCAAAATATAGtatgaaaaaataaaataactaaatataataatatataaacaTGTGATATAATTTAGATAAGATATAATaaccaaaataaatataaattttaaaaataaaatctaacttaaaatattaattaaattgaaaaaaataaagatattcttattagtgatataaccacAGTTTCCGatcaaaataattatatttggtttgtcattttaaaagtcaagtatcagtttgactagtacaactaactaatATTTAGTCCggaattggtgttttgatttttttaaaaatacttttcatcgatacaactgtatggatgtcaagatatatatatatatatatatatatatatatatatatatatatatatatatattaattaattagtgatataactaaaatttcagatcaaaataattttatttggtttgccaatttaaaagtcaaacatcagtCTGAATAGTCCAACTATCTAGTGTTTAGTCTAGatttggtgtttcgattttttttttaaaaatattgatccaaccatatggatgtcaatagatatctattagtgatataatcaaagtttcaaattaaaataattttatttgatttgtcaaTTTAAAAGTCAAACGTCAGTTTTAATAGTCCAACtacctagtgtttagtcctggattggtgtttaatttttttaaaaaatagttttTATCGATGTAATATGTTTTACTCGCATTCtcattataattttttaaaattaatatgaTAGAAGTAAAACCTCTATACATTAATATCGCTGAGACcgataaaatatataattatagagaggtcatttttttaataaaaattgacataaatttcgaatttcaaaaatatgaaacaaataaaagaaatttgaaaatgattttaagaTCCAATTgtatggatgttaatagatatacatattagttatataacaatattttaatatcaaaataattttatttggttgtCATTTTAAGAGTCAGACATCAGTTTGACTTGTATAGCTAACTAGTCTTTAGTCCTGAACTGGTGTTTCGATtcatttgaaaatatttttcatcgatccaaccatatggatatgaatatatatatatatatatattagtgatataaccaaagttttagatcaaaataaatttatttggattGCCATTTTACcggtcaaacattagtttgactagtacagatTACTAATGTTCAgtcctaaattggtgttttgaattttttaaaaatatttttcatcgatccaactatatggatgtcaatagatatatatattagtgataagaccaaattttcatatcaaaataattttatttggttgccattttaacagttagtcatcagtttgactagtacaactaactagtgtttattcctgAAGTGGTGTTTcgatttatttaaaaatattttttcattgatccaaccgtatggatattAATAGATTTATAAATTAGTGATATACCTAAATTTTTAGATCAAAATAACTTTATTTGGATTGCCATTTTACCAGTCAAACATCATTTTGACTAGTACATATAACTAGTGTTCGGTCCTAAATCGGTGTTTCGAttttttggaaaatatttttcatcgatccaaccgtatggatgtcaataaatatatatattagtaatataaccaaagtttcagatcaaaataaatttattttgattgcCATTTTACCAGTCAAACATCATTTTAACTAGTACATATAACTAGTGTTCGGTCCTAAATTGgtattttgaattttttaaaaatattttttatcgatcCAAACATATGAAtgtcaacagatatatatatatatatatggtgatataaccaaattttcagatcaaaataattttatttggttgcCATTTTAACAGTTAGGCATCAGTTTAACTCGTAtatctaactagtgtttagtcctgaattggcgttttgatttatttaaaaatattttttaatgatccaaccgtatggatcttaataaatttataaattagtgatataaccaaagttttagatcaaaataaatttatttgtatTGCCATTTTACTAGTCAAACATCATTTTGACTAGTACATATAACTAGTGTTCGGTCATAAATCAAGcatcaattttattttttatcaaataaagaaattagaaaattcttttagcgcacaatttattttttcaagaattaaatttttttatttggaTAACGTTTATTCTCTCCCATattcataatttcaaaatattcactaacatttaaataagttttttaataaaaaattaaattttaaaaaattctaaatacaaccgaattccattgaaatatattttcaaaaagGGCGGGAAATTTTCCTCACTTTTTTCGAAAATTTAAAAGTATGGGTAAATTTCCCgccatttttaaatataaaatttgactgaaatcggttgaatttaggagtgccAAATAAATTACAACGGTTTTAATTTCAACCGTTTTCGGTTAAAATTGGTTGTAAATACGACCGTTTAAATACGACCATTTGAATTCGACCGAGgccggtcgaatttagccgtgTCTAAGGGATTTGACCGCCTGCGGTCGAATTTAACCCCGGTCGAATTTAAATCAGTTGTATTTAaccttgttttcttgtagtgagtGGATTTATAGAATAAAGCACAAGTCAGATGGTTCTTGGTTAAAAAATAAAGCACGACTAGTGGCCAAAGGATATTCACAACATAAAGGAGTTGATTACCtcgaaacatttgcaccagtagCTCGAAAAGACACAATCAGAACCCTCATTGCTCTTGCAGCTCAAAAAGGATGGAAATTATATCAACTTGACATGAAATCAGCCTTCTTGAACGGAGATTTAGAAGAGGAAATCTATGTAGGTCAGCCATATGGTTTTGTCATTAAAGGACAAGAAGGAAAAATTTACAAGTTGAAAAAGGCGTTGTACGGGTTAAAGCAGGCACCTCGTCAATGGTATACCTATATCGACAACTACTTCCTGGAAAATGGATTTGTCaaaagtaagagtgagccaacTCTCAATGTGAAGAAGCAAGGTATGTCAATTCTTATCGTTGCAATTTATGTTGATGATCTGATTTTTACTAGCAATGATGAGCATATGATAAATCAGTTCAAAAGTGATATGATGAAGAAGTATGAAATGAGTGATATGGGACTGCTACACCATTTTCTTGGGATTGAGATCCACCAACAAGGTGATGGAGTGTTTATTTGTCAGCACAAATACGCTGAAATGATGTTAAAAAGGTTTAATATGTATGGTTACAAAGCAATGGAAACACCTCTCGGAGCAAATGAAAAATTGATGAAAGATGACGGTGGAAGAAAAGTAGACAGGACTTTGTATAGAAGCATTGTTGGAAGTTTAATGTATCTTACGGCAACTAGGCCGGACATTATGTTTGCTTCTAGTTTGTTGTCCAGATATATGCAAGATCCTAGCGAGGTTCACCTTGGAGCAGCCAAACGAGTTCTTCGTTACATAAAAGGAACTGTGGCATATGGAATCAAATATTTTAAAGGTGAAGAGCTAAAATTAATTAGTTTTTATGACAGTGATTGGGCAGGTTCCAGAGATGACATGAAGAGCACAACAGGTTTTGTGTTTTCATTTGATTCAGGAGCATTTTCATGGCAATCAAAGAATCAAGATTCAGTTGCACAGTCATCCGCAGAAGCTGCGTACGTAGATGCTGCCCTGGCAACATCGCAAGCTATTTGGTTAAGAAGAATtctggaggatattgatgaaagGCAAAGAAACGCAACAGAGATGCTATGTGTCAATAAGTCAGCCATATCTATGGCAAAGAATTCTATCTATAATAGTCGTACAAGGCACATTGCTGTGAAACATCACTTCATTCGTGAGAAGATCGAGGAAAATGAGATAAAATTAGTCTACTGCAAGTCTGAGGAGCAAGTTGCTGATATATTCACAAAACACTTCCAAAAAAGAAGTTTCAGATGCTGCGTAATCTGCTGGGAGTTCAGGAACAACACATTAGGAGGGAGTGTTAGAAGTAATGTGTTTTTTAAAGACGTAGTTATCCTATCCTATATAAATCTGCTTTTAATAGCCAGGAAAATGAAACACTTCTTTCCCTGGTGGTTATGTAACTCAACAACCACAACCTTGTAGTATATAAGGTTGTTATCTAATGAAATAACATATACTCTTCCAGTACCTTTTTCTCTTATATAattcatgatatgtttaacaaataCAATATCTGAGACACTCTAATGCTTTTGACTAGAATATCATAATATATCGACTCTGAACTTTGGAGTTTCTCTTAGTTTCTTTTGTTTAGAACAGTTTAGGAGAAAACTTCCATGTCTCCATCAATTATAAATTTTGTAGCTATATTCATTTTGAAAGCATAATTCTTTTCCTTCAGCCATACTTTTATCTGAGGCAAACCATAAGCTATCATTCATATGAGTTTATTTAAGGTTTCAAAGTTGAATTTCAAACTTATTTAATCTACTCTGTAGTGTATGAGCTTTGTCCTTACAGTTATCTCTTTATCTTTTTTCATTATAAAGGGAAATCGAAACACAATGCCTGTTTCAAGAGTTTCCCTATGGGGCTGCTCGGGGTCAGGTTTGACTATGTCTTACCTACTcagaattaaataaaatatgtttataCAAGCTGTACCATTTTAGTTTAATTATATGGAGTAAAGTAACtgtaatatatattaataattaacAGGCTGATGACATTCACAATAAAGAGCTATCTCAGAAGACGGGTCAGCCTGAGGAGAAGGTAGAGCTGATATTTTGTTGAATTGTATTCATGTGACTTATTTATAAACTTAACATACCTCTGATTCTTggaaacaaaaataatattagaGCATATAAAGAAGCCTATATACACTAATTCAAATCTATGTtaacaaattaaataaaatatgtttataAAGTTGTACCATTTTAGTCTAATTATATGGAGTAAAGTAAGtgtaatatatattaataattaacAGGCTGATGACATTCACAATAAAGAGTCAGAAGACGGGTCAGTGTGAGGAGAAGGTAGagctgatattttgctgaattgTATTCATGTGACTTGTTTATAAACTTAACATACCTCTCATTCTTggaaacaaaaataatattagaGCATATAAAGAAGCCTATATACACTAATTCAAATCTATGttaactaattaaataaaatatgtttataCAAGCTCTACCATTTTAGTTTAATTATATGGAGTAAAGTAAGtgtaatatatattaataattacCAGGCCGATCGCATTCACAATAAAGAGCTATCTCAGAAGACGGGTCAGCCTGAGGAGAAGGTACaactgatattttgctgaattgTATTCATGTGACTTATTTATAAACTTAACATACCTCTGATTCTTggaaataaaaataatattagagCATATAAAGAAGCCTATATACACTAATTCAAATCTATGTTAAAGCATAATATGGGCCACCTAGACACTTCATTTTGTATAAAGTTGTAACTAATATCTTTATAATGTTTATATTACACATTACACAATTATGTTGCACAAACTTTATCTAGCAACTATTGTGCAACTAAAGTGAATTTGATAGATTGTTATGGACATAGAATcttattatataattttccatATGTAAATAAGATTGCTGCATTGCTCCTTTATTCGTGCTAGTCTCACTGTGTTGGTAAGTAGTATATTAACTACAGTTGTATAATATCATGGATATTTCCACCGGTTGTCTGTACATATAATTCTTATTAAAATAGGAAAAGAAGAAAATCTATTTATGCTAAGCTTAATTTGATTTTAAGTTTCAAGCATATATGTTGGAAATGTAAAACTGATGTGGTTTCAATGCTTATGAGTCGTGAATAAGTTCTTTAGCCGggaattattattttttttgtcaGTTTTAGCATGGAATTGTTGGATACTTTAGTTTAGcatctttttatttttttatttttttataatgttTTTTCTGGTCGTTAATTTTATCTTCACTTAGTTTTCATACCAATTTCTCAGGTTTATAATATGATGGTAACAATGGTATCAAAAAATATTCCCTGTATGGATCAAGATGATAAAACAGCTAGAGACGAAGTTGAAATTTCCAAGGCTGCGGACAGTTCTAACAATAGGAAAATAGTTATCTCAAGTTATTTCTTTTTTGTTCTTAGAACTGAGGTAACTGTGTACCATGTCTTATTGGCTATGCTTTATTGGTTCTCTATTTGGATGGATAACTACAACTCGTTGACACCAGTAGCTACTAAGTCCAGTCCACACTTTGGTGCGCATTTGGTCATTATAGATTTAATTGCAATCTTTTAGTGATGGACTTGTTCCCAAATCATAATGCATTTCTTGTCTAAGGATCTGATGAAAAGCTAACTGGATTTACCCTTGGTTATAAGATATAGCTTTATTTGATACACTACAACAAAATAGGCCAATTACGATGGCCAGCTTACGATGGAATAAAGTGCGCTCCCAACTTACGAAGAAAAAAAGTAAAACATCGTAATTATTTATGACGAAACACAAAACCgtcgtaagtttagtattttattaatagaATTTTTCACGGCACGattaaacaaaaatgaaaattatttgaagttgcgacgatttaaacatttcttcgtaagttaattatttttattaaaatttgaacttgaaagagggaaatttaacttttttCCCAAATTTTTGGCGGGGAAAATATTGAACATCCAATTTACGATGGAAATTAAAATTCATCGTAAGTTAATCAAGATGAAAATTTAACTTTTTCCCTCAaattttggcggtaaatttgacttttctcaatTTTTTTGCAAATAATAATTTATGACGGGTTTTGTCGTAAATTAGCACAtgattttttataatttcaatttttaagaaatattatttcatgatcaaccatattaatgtcagcatttatttGTTTGGGTGACATTACAAGAATTTTagtaaaaaattaaatattttgaaaaaataatttaatatgaaatattgattatatcactaatatatatatatataatcatccatacggttggatcattcaaaaatatttttaaaataatcgtaacaccaATTTAGGAACAAACACTAGTTAACAGTACTAGTCCAACTCATGCTTCACTAGTAAATTGGCAAATGAGATAAAATTATTTTGACATTTAATTTTTgtaatatcactaatatatatcaattGAAATCCGTATAGTTGTatcgttcaaaaatatttttaaaataatcgaaacaccaatttagaattaaacactagttagttgtactagttaaactaatgcttgactgttaaaatggcaaactaactaaaattattttgatattaagttttggttatatcactaatatatatatctattgacattcatACAGTTGGAttgttcaaaaatatttttaaaataatcaaaacatcaactcaagattaaacactagttagttatattagtcaaactcatgtttgactgttaaaatggaaaaccaaataaaattattttgatatgaaattttgggtatatcactaatatatatatctatttacatccatacggttggatggttcaaaaatatttttaaaataatcgaaacactaattcaggattaaacactagttagctatactagtcaaactcatgtttgactgttaatatcgcaaatcaaataaaattattttgatatgaaattttgagtatatcactaatatatatatatctatttacatccatacggctcgatcgttcaaaaatattttttaaataattgaaacaccaattctagatgaaacactagttagctatactagtcaaactcatacttgactgttaaaatggcaaacacaataaaataattttaatatgaaattttgggtatatcactaatatatatatatatatatatatatatatctatttacatccatacggttggatcgttaaaaaatatatttaaaattatcgaaacaacaattcaggactaaacactaattacctgtattagtcaaactcatgtttaactgttaaaatgacaaaccaagtaaaattattttgatatgaaattatgggtatatcactaatatatatatatatttatttacatCCCTctagttggatcgttgaaaaatatttttaaaattatcacaacaccaattcaggattaaacagtagatagttgtactagtcaaactgatgcttgaccgttaaaatgacaaaccaaataaaaatattttgatacaaaattttggttatatcactagtatatatatctattgacatccatacggttggatcgttgaaaaatatttttaaattaatcaaaacacaaattcaggattaaacactagttagttgtacaagTTAAACTGATGGagcatattttaaaattttatatataattttctGAAAAGCGCTATTaatcatttatttttaaaatgtcCTCCTTTAATTACCGAAGATtagttatttaaaattttaaaattgtctAAAGATGGCAACACTTTTAGAATTTTGGTTTTGTTTTAACCTAATTttaaaatatcttttatagagttatagttaatcgattaagtaatcaccatgttaaaataatattcttTTAAGGTCATGGagatattatatttttaccctcaataaaataatattttagttATAACAATATTTTCCCCCTATCATTTTGAATACTTTTAAACGTTATAAAATGTTATGAATATATATGCctactaatataattatcataaagtcatatcttttaaaattttaaatgaacaaaattaagaatttaatttaatttttttaaaaaagaattataatattaaaaaaaatctagGTAATCCGTGCGGATTTTAAGctagtatatataatttattaaaacaTTAAACAAAGAAAACAATGTGAAGTCGACCATATTGGAACAAAATAGAAAATAGGGTTGAGTAGAGCTTGAGACCTAAATTTTAAGTCTCTGGCCGCGGATTCAATCGCTTGCCGCTTGCAAAGTATATCGAAGATTCAACCGCTGTTATATATATCAAAGATTTAATCGCTGTTAAGTCTAGTTCGATTTTCTTCTAAAGTATCAAAGATTCCAAGATCCAACATGTATCATTGATTCATTTTTTCATTAAATAATTAGTATTTTGTCTCGGTACTTTGTACTTTGTTGAATTAGAGGCAAGTTTCTTTATTTATATACAGTAATTTGTAATTACTTAATTACTTAATTGGTCTCTGTACTTAATAGTTTATTTTTGATGTTACTTAATTTGTCTCTGTACTTAATACTTTATTGTTGATGTTGAGAAGGGTTCCGATTCTGATTAAGATTTATATGGGCCTGATATTGAGAAAAAAGTCTAAAGCTATTGATGCCAAGAAGGCGATAGAAGAGCTACAGGCAaatgatgaaatgctgataaacaTTAAGGAACAAGATGATGACTTTAGATTGCTCACACCTCAGGTTATTGTTTTTAACTTGCAAATATTATAATTGGTTGGAGTAGTTTTATTTATTGTTCATTTAGTATATTTTTATCATTTGTTTTTTGAAATTAGGAACTGCAAGAAGAGGCTCGGCAACCTCCTGATCTTCCTGGTCTGTACTGAAACTGGACAACCGGTACTCTCAACTCTGTACTCATTTGTTCTGTACTCTCATAAATTTGCATTTGTGGGCATTGATGTATTACAACAAAAGAAATGCAGGCATCACTAATTATCTATTTTAAACCTATTGTATTATTAATGGAAACCGAATATATTATATCATCTTTTCTGTGTTGTCTGTTTATATGAATAAAAGAAAGTGGTTGTGATAAATGAGCGAGTTGCCTGGTTTGTATTTAGGATACCACCATTCATATGAATTTCATTACAACATTGTGCGTGCAACCAAAACAATTATATAtgtgaaattatttaaaattaagtTCAGCAATTACAGAGTCAAAATGTTGTTGTTAAGCAGAGGTATGTGAAATTATGTATATACATTTTGAGCTTGTCACAATGAAATAGAAAGTTTAATACAAATGCAATGGTGCTGATTGTTAGTCACAAGTTTAATATCAAAGTATAAGTCCTAAATAGCAATCCCCAACAACAATTATATTTTCAGTTATTATGATTTTTACCTTCTAGTCAAATTTTGTTGATGTTTTCACTTGGTCAATAATGTAATTATACCTTATTATACAATTCTTTATTATGAAATATCTGGATCTCGTATTCTAGTCCTCGGTTCTGTCTCAAATTCCATACAATTCCCTTTATGTCAATCCCCTCACAGACCTCAAACATACTCGCAGTTCGAGCGAAGGATGTCATGGAAACCTCGATATCGTGCCTCTCGGAGTTCACATTCGTCGTAATTCTGACAACAAAGAGACTGTTGTCGCACTTAAAAAAGTTGAAAATGTAAAAAATGCTGATAAGGAAAATACGGAATCGAATATCGGGCCAGTAGCCATGGCTAAAATGGTGTCTACCGAGAAGTTTCATAAGAAGCCTACAGCCTTGAAGCCAACTTCACTTTAACTGTGTATGCAAATGAATGAACCTGAATTTATACTTGGATCAGGAAGTATGGAGCCTGCTGATTCGGAGCACTCGAGTTCGTTGAAGATTTCGGATTATTCGGATTCTGAGTCTGCTCCGGCTTCTTCCTGGTCTACTATTCCCAATAGGTTTTTAAATCTTTTTATATGAAGTTATTGATGAATTAATTAAATTTGATTTGTTGTGGAAATGTTAAGTACATTCAAATCTCGCCTAATTTGATTTGTTGTGGAAATGTTGTGGAAATGTTAAGTACATTCATATtctaacataatttttttttgtcATTTATATTTAACCTggataaattaataaaattatctGGTCTGATGCTATTTAAATTGATCATCTATTCCTGTTTTGCAGGACATTGTTGTGCAGGCCTTTGCCAGTGGACATTGGGAGGTGCACTTGTGTGATTGTGAAAGAAAAATGTGTAGAAGGACTACATGGGGACAGTTTGTACACCGTTTACACTAATGTAAGGTTTTCGTGTTTTACGACAACATTTCACTTTCTTGTTTTCTCCAAGTTTAACTCTTATAATAATGTTAATCATATTGGGATGTTATATAGTAATTGAAGTTTCTTAGTTGATTATTCATGTTTGTTAGTGTTGCCTTGGAGTAGGTTTTGCACTATAAATTACATTATAATAGCGTTATAGTGTTGGGTTGTAGTTGCTCTAATTTGTTTCAAGTATTAACAACTAACCATTGTCAATAATTAATATGTCATGCTGCATAATGTTTGTTTCACGTTTGAAATATTTGATTCTTATAATAGTGTAAATTATATTGGGATGTTTGACTTAgtttttatataataattaaggTTTCTTAGTTGATGTTTCGTGTTTGCGACCTGGATTGTAATTTATTAAGCATTAGTAAAACATAACCATTGTCAGTATATTATGCTGCAATATGTTTGTTTTGCCATTTGAATATTTAGATTGTACCTCATAGTAGTTAGAATTGTCTTGCAACACAACTTAGTTTGAGAATTCATTCTCATTCCAACTTTGCTTTCATTCCCAAACACTTCACTAAATTAATGGATGTTTCACTAAGCAGTCACTATTTTATGATTTGTACTCATTTGATCATACTTGTACTAATACCTTGAACAAGTATATTTCGAGGAGATTATAAAAATACTGCCTTATCACTAGGCATTGTGATCTCATAGATAGGAACTGAGAAATGGTTATAATTTGGCACACATGTTGATATTGGAAATCAGAGCAAACAAGTTCATAGTCTGCTGAttataattaggtgagataaacATGACCTTAGTGAAATTTGTTTGATATGTCCTGTGATTTGATTCAGTTCACAGTAGTCATTCTAT from Apium graveolens cultivar Ventura chromosome 5, ASM990537v1, whole genome shotgun sequence includes the following:
- the LOC141661720 gene encoding tubby-like protein 8, whose protein sequence is MQMNEPEFILGSGSMEPADSEHSSSLKISDYSDSESAPASSWSTIPNRTLLCRPLPVDIGRCTCVIVKEKCVEGLHGDSLYTVYTNEGHGRQSKTCSGSPQEA